From Meles meles chromosome 5, mMelMel3.1 paternal haplotype, whole genome shotgun sequence, one genomic window encodes:
- the CILK1 gene encoding serine/threonine-protein kinase ICK isoform X2, with translation MKENLYQLIKERNKLFPESAIRNIMYQILQGLAFIHKHGFFHRDLKPENLLCMGPELVKIADFGLAREIRSRPPYTDYVSTRWYRAPEVLLRSTSYSSPIDIWAVGCIMAEVYTLRPLFPGASEIDTIFKICQLLGTPKKTDWPEGYQLSSAMNFRWPQCVPNNLKTLIPNASSEAIQLLRDMLQWDPKKRPTASQALRYPYFQIGHPLGSTTQSFQDSGKAQKDVLEKAGPPPHIKPVPPAQPPTKPHPRISSRQHQASQPPQHLMYPYKPEASRTDHPNHLPEDKPSPLLFPSLHTKNPQSKMLAGLEHKNGEIKPKSRRRWGLVSRATKDCDNWSDLDDLDFSPSLPRTDLKNKKRQSEEALCRFESVLDLKPSEPISTGSSAPTQTSYQRRDTPTLRSAAKQHYLKHSRYLPGINIRNGILPNPGKDFVPSNPWSSSGLSGKSSGTVSVISKINSVGSSSTSSSGLTGNYIPSFLKKEVGSAVQRVHLAPIPDPSPGYSSLKAVRPHPGRPFFHTQPRSTPGLMPRPPAAQPVHGRTDWVSKYASRR, from the exons GTTTCTTCCATCGGGACTTAAAGCCCGAGAACCTCCTCTGCATGGGCCCGGAACTTGTGAAAATTGCAGACTTCGGGTTGGCCCGAGAAATCCGATCCAGGCCCCCATACACAGACTATGTATCTACCAGATG GTACCGGGCTCCGGAAGTGCTCCTGAGGTCCACCAGCTACAGCTCCCCCATTGACATCTGGGCCGTGGGCTGCATCATGGCGGAAGTGTACACCCTCAGGCCACTCTTCCCTGGGGCCAGTGAAATTGACACCATCTTCAAAATCTGCCAGCTGCTGGGGACACCCAAAAAG ACTGACTGGCCTGAAGGCTACCAACTTTCAAGTGCGATGAACTTCCGCTGGCCCCAGTGTGTACCCAATAACTTAAAGACCCTGATTCCAAATGCTAGCAGTGAAGCCATTCAGCTCCTGAGAGACATGCTCCAGTGGGATCCCAAGAAACGGCCAACAGCTAGTcag GCACTTCGATATCCCTACTTCCAGATTGGGCATCCGCTGGGCAGCACCACACAGAGCTTTCAAGATTCAGGAAAAGCACAGAAGGATGTCTTGGAAAAGGCAGGCCCACCTCCTCACATCAAGCCGGtcccccccgcccagcccccaaCCAAGCCACACCCACGGATTTCCTCGAGACAGCATCAAGCCAGCCAGCCGCCTCAGCATCTCATGTACCCCTACAAACCAGAGGCATCCAGGACAGATCACCCGAACCATCTTCCGGAGGACAAGCCAAGCCCGTTGCTCTTCCCATCCCTCCATACCAAGAATCCTCAGTCG AAAATGCTAGCTGGCCTGGAACACAAAAATGGGGAGATCAAGCCCAAGAGTCGGAGAAGGTGGGGTCTTGTATCCCGGGCGACAAAGGATTGTGACAACTGGTCTGACTTGGATGACTTGGATTTCAGTCCGTCCCTCCCCAGGACTGACCTGAAAAACAAGAAGAGACAGAGCGAGGAGGCTCTCTGCAG ATTTGAGAGCGTTCTGGACCTGAAGCCCTCTGAGCCCATCAGTACAGGCAGCAGCGCCCCTACGCAGACCTCCTATCAGAGGCGAGACACACCAACCCTGAGGTCCGCGGCCAAGCAGCACTACCTGAAGCACTCGCGATACTTGCCTG GAATAAATATAAGAAACGGCATACTTCCAAATCCAGGCAAGGATTTTGTTCCATCTAATCCGTGGTCGAGTTCTGGTTTGTCCGGAAAATCTTCAGGAACAGTATCAGTCATCAGCAAGATAAATTCAG TTGGTTCCAGTTCTACAAGTTCTAGTGGACTGACTGGAAACTATATCCCGTCCTTCCTGAAAAAAGAAGTTGGTTCTGCTGTGCAGAGGGTACACTTGGCTCCTATTCCAGACCCTTCTCCGG GCTATTCTTCCCTGAAGGCTGTGAGACCTCATCCGGGGCGACCTTTCTTCCACACCCAACCTAGAAGCACTCCCGGGCTGATGCCCAGGCCTCCGGCTGCTCAGCCCGTGCACGGCCGGACAGACTGGGTTTCCAAGTACGCCTCTCGGCGATGA